In Micropterus dolomieu isolate WLL.071019.BEF.003 ecotype Adirondacks linkage group LG09, ASM2129224v1, whole genome shotgun sequence, the DNA window ACAacgactcaaaattgaaaacacctgttgctaatgctgtgaccacatgtataaaagcaagttcagagtgcacagtttgctgaagattccaaacaaacacaatggatgaaggcagagtcaggggaagaggtaattgagtcagaggagggagaagagctggccagggaggaagaggaggaggccagggaggaagaggagcaggcccaggagggagaggagaaggtccaggagggagagcaagacAACCTCACACCATCATTACGGACGAGATGCGAGCAACAGTCATTGATCATGTCATTGTCCATGGCATGACAATGGCTGAAGCAGGACTAAGAGTCCGTCCAAACCTGAGTAGGTTCACCGTGGCCACCATTATCAGGGCattcagacaacacaacaggtattgtactctattgctttctttgtcacaatacaattttacaaGCCTGTGAAAGTAGTCTATTAGTTTCAAATCAgttgttactgtattgtaaaacatgtcaattgacaacatgtttctttctttagagTTGAAAGAATGCCACATAGAGGTGGGAGGGTTGCCATATTTACAGCGGCACAAGAAACCCTCATTGTGGATATGGTTCGTGAGAACAACCTCATCAGACTCCGGGAGATCAGAGACAAANNNNNNNNNNNNNNNNNNNNNNNNNNNNNNNNNNNNNNNNNNNNNNNNNNNNNNNNNNNNNNNNNNNNNNNNNNNNNNNNNNNNNNNNNNNNNNNNNNNNTCACCGTGGCCACCATTATCAGGGCattcagacaacacaacaggtattgtactctattgctttctttgtcacaatacaattttacaaGCCTGTGAAAGTAGTCTATTAGTTTCAAATCAgttgttactgtattgtaaaacaTGTCAATTGACAACACGTTTCTTTCTTTAGAGTTGAAAGAATGTCACATAGAGGTGGGAGGGTTGCCATATTTACAGCGGCACAAGAAACCCTCATTGTGGATATGGTTCGTGAGAACAACCTCATCAGACTCCGGGAGATCAGAGACAAAGTCATTGCCGATAATGTGAACTTTGAGGGCATTGATGATGTCAGCTTGGCCACAATAGACCGAGTTCTCCGGCGCCAAAAGATGCGGATGAAACAAGTCTATAGGGTTCCCTTTGAGCGAAACTCTGCACGACACAAAGACCTACGTTACGAGTATGTGCAAGTAGTATACATCCATGTTCACAGTACAGTTAGTGAACATACTGTGTTGCTCAGTGGCCTACATTACTTCTGGACAATACTATGCTACCTGATTGACTGTTGTTCTGAACACCTGTgcactttcacattttcacagaggATATTACAGTTGGACGCGATGGCCAGACCTCATGAGTACCTCTTCCTGGATGAGGCTGGCTTCAACCTGCAGAAACGAAGGCAAAGAGGCCGTAACATCATTGGCCAAAGAGCCATCACTGAGGTTCCTGGCCAACGGGGGGGGTAATATTACTCTTTGTGCGGCCATGGGTTTGGAGGGGCTTGTCCACCGGCAGGCTGTCCTTGGGTCTTACAACACCCAACGTCTCCTAACCTTCCTAGAGGAGCTAAAAGAGATCCTCCTGGACCGCCAACAACACCATCCTGGGCCCGAACATCCCATTTATGTGATCATTTGGGACAATGTACGCTTCCACAGAACAAACCAAATCAGAGTGGTTCACCACCAACAGTAACCACTTTTTAAACGTCTGTCTGCCACCCTACTCCCCTTTCCTGAACCCTATAGAGGAGTTCTTCTCATCGTGGAGATGGAAGGTTTATGACAGACAACCATACACTAGAGAGAACCTCCTAAGGGCAATAGAGCTGGCGTGTGTTGACATCCCAGTGGAGAACTTCCAAGGATGGATCCGCCATTCCAGGGCGTTTTTCCCACGGTGCCTGGCAAGAGACAATATAGCCTGCGATGTGGATGAGGTGATGTGGCCCGATGCAGCTCAGCGACATGATGCCGCACAGTGATtgtggtgtaaataaaaaaaacttcacaccctgatcatgttttcaagagtactgttgtgtgcaatagattctgtttttgcattgagttgtgttacagtagtgtacagaatttactatagatttatactcatatgaaactcacaaatctaaatgcccaatcctctgcagagatctaagaagatccattattgtaaagtttctaaaaatatgcattggCAGTTATGAAACGAACCTTCTCACAAATtgagcattgtgttttcaattgttttgctgtagtgtttacatttttgaaagcttcgagctgctcttttggtgtgaaagtttgagttttgaagggagaaggtgtggttgtgtttatgtagctttagaaaagggtgttgtgtttagacattggagaacatggacgaaatgtttgtgaaatgtgttttagcatttgaggaAAAACTGTAGCCTTCAACCATACAGCCCCTACTTCAGTCCAATAAAGGAatttttctctgcctggagGTGGAAGGTCTGACTGAAATTCATTTGCTAGGGAAAATCTCTTACAGGCAATGGAATTGGCCTGTGGTGAGATAGGTGTGGAGTGTTGTTGCAGTAAGGTTGCATCCAGCACACCCGAGGGTTTTCCGCCTTTGCTTGGCAAGGGACAAGGTTGCATGTGAGGTGGAGTCCTGATGCTGAAGCAGAATGAATCTCTCattgactttgattttgcagctgcacaacatttttgagtgtaatgtgtttttcatttagtgTTCTTTGGGCTTACAGTGCTGTATTTTTATGCAAGAGCTAAATATACAGATATTTAATACTGTATTACTTGCAGTACTTACAGTATACTTATTTACTCTATATTGTGACTACTGTACTTTTTTTGAAAATTGGAAAATGTTTTCTACAcgcaaaaacattttctgtaactacATGCCCTTCAGTTTTTTGATGTAGTGTCTAAAGAATGCTCTGTTGGGTTTTACTTATTGActggttgtgtttatgttttgaaagcagtgttttattttgagaacAGATCACATGGTTTTGAGGCGATTTTTTGATTTTTGCCAGAAGAGTCAGGGGTTTTGTGAATGTAGTTTAAACATTAGGTTTTGTGTTTTAAGTTTTGAGAAAATGAAGGAaggtttcaagaaatgtgtcttagcaATTGCGAAAAAAATTGTTACTTCCCATAGCAGGGTTGGTGGGAGTAATGAGGGAAGAACATTTTTGACAAGTAGAAATGGGAGAAAACACCTCAGgtgtcacatgaaaataaagCCATTTACACAGATTACTTGCTGCTGAATCATTTATTGGATTATATGTGGATTCTGTGTTTAATTCAATGTCTGTTGTTTGGAATTGTTAGAttcaaacattgtttttataCAAACAGTTCTTCAGGGAGAAGCCAGACACGATATTGTCCATTTTGGCGACGTTAGGAGGAGCAGGCATGGCGATGACACACTTTAGATAGCAGAGGTGCCTAGAGCACAAAATCAACGACAGCATCTTCAGTGATGTACCACGATGAATTTGATATAAAAACAGATATACACGTGTCTTAAAATTACAAAGTTGGGCTACAATAACGTCTGTTTCTGAGCACTGCATCATAAAATATCTGTCAGTGATGTAGCTGTAGAACTGGCAGTTTGCATTCTCAATACAGGCTCTCTGGCATGCCTCCATGCGTCACATTCGTCACAAACGAGAGAATATCAGAAAATGGGAAATCTACTCCTACATAGGTCTTCTTAATCCAGTCTGTTAACAGAGCGGAACAGTGTtagactgctgctgctggccaTAATATAGAAactcaacaaataaaaataaacagaacaacattacatttatctgacgcttttatccaaagcgacttacaattgctatacatgtcaaaagtcacacgcctctggagcaactagggattaagtgtcttgctcagggacacattggtggatgattcacagtgggggattgaagctgggtctctcacatcaaaggcatagtcttacccattgcgccatcaccaccccatacATACAACTTAGATATACCTTCCTATTTGTTAAATGATTCCAATGTTTGAGAGAGATTTGGTATGTGGTACATACTGTTATTCAGCTGACAGATGCGTGCTGGTAACCCAGATGTGATTCTTGTTACAGGTTTCTTGACCATTTCATTTGGGTTGTTCTTCAGCTAACAATTAAAGATAATCCAGAGtagttacagtgtgtgtgtgtgtgtgtgtgtgtgtgtgtgtgtgtgtgtgtgtgtgtgtgtgtttattcactGGAATATTATGTTTTCTTAGGAAAACATGCAAAGTCTATCACAAGCTGCTCCAAACCATTTTTACCCACCCAATCAcatcaaaagaagcaaaactgGAAGGTAACTCTCCACTCTGGCAACACTGGATAGTTAGTATTGTATTGCATTGTTTTATAGCATTTgatatatttttcttgtttgcCAAATGGGAGGGAAACACTTTATGAAGCATTTCTTCACTCTGATAAAGCAAAGTGCATAATTGTACCTGTTGTCACACCAATGACAAACTCTACCTGATGTAAGACAAGTAGGTGCACAGTGGATGAGCAGAGCACAATGTCTGACAGTATtcaggagaggcagcaggcagaaCCTCCTGGGATGTCAGTGTTTGGAAAAAGCTTGCCCTCACACGCTGTGTAAAACAAGCAGTACAATGCATGATGAGGATGCAACAGCCTGCAGTATGGTGCTACAAATGATACTACAACCTTTGCTATGAGTGTCTGATTACCTGTGTTACCGTTTTGAGTTATTTGTATTCCAGGGGAGAATCCAGATACGATAGTAGCAACTAAGCGTATCACAGGTGCACTTATAcctaaacacagagagaaaaatatcAACATTACAAAATGCCATAACTCAAATCGGCCTTCTCATTGGTTGAACTAAACCTTAGTGGGTAAAGGCAAATGAATACTGGGGACACCAGTCTACAAGGTTTCCAGTTCAAGTCCATGGACTGAAAACCTGCTGAACACCTGCCCTGCCTGAGTGCAAGGCTGCCAAAATACTGGCTTGAAGCTGCTCAGGAGCCAGCAGACCTCAGTAGTACTGAGCAGCCAGCTGTTGCCActactgtcttttcttttcttttctgtctaaAATCACTCTGTCTAAAATAACAGTATCATGAAAAattcaatgtaaaatgattCACTTTATGTACCTGATATTTTCAGTTGTAAAGTCCTTGTCGATAAAAGTAACAAAACTGACAGCCAGGATCACGTGTGCAGGCTCTCTGACACTCCTCATAGTCCACTGTGAACAAAGTTCGGTAGTCTGCCCCTGGGAAGTTCACGTTCCTGTACACCTGAGACAGACAAGGATCTGGCAGATTCAGAGCCAGACAGAGAGTTTAGGACAGTGTCCGCACACGTCATTAATTACTAATGATTTAAAATGGCTGCGTGCCTACTTGGGTCTGGGTTGCAGGGTTTGAGAGAAATGCCAGAGGTGATGCCCTGAAGTGGTTTCTGAACACTGGGCTCTCCAGAGGCAGTGGACTTGAGGTAGCAGTAGAACTGCCTGGTGGAGACAGAGGAAGGTGTACTGAGGTCAGCCACTGACAATAAACAAGGCAGGTAGGCAAAGGTTTTAGGGCAGCTGCGGTTAGAGAACCATTATGTATTTGTTAGTGTAAATAATCAACAAGCAAACTCAACTTAGAGTGGTCCATCTGAATAAGTAGGTGGGCTCCCATGGGAAGTGCTGTACTTTCTGTTTAGGGATTAGGCTGCTAAAGTACcttgtttttaaagaaacatgttttgaaTGGACTTAAATGGTTTCTATCAAAAAACCTGGAAC includes these proteins:
- the LOC123976683 gene encoding uncharacterized protein LOC123976683 yields the protein MSHRGGRVAIFTAAQETLIVDMVRENNLIRLREIRDKVIADNVNFEGIDDVSLATIDRVLRRQKMRMKQVYRVPFERNSARHKDLRYEGYYSWTRWPDLMSTSSWMRLASTCRNEGKEAVTSLAKEPSLRFLANGGGNITLCAAMGLEGLVHRQAVLGSYNTQRLLTFLEELKEILLDRQQHHPGPEHPIYVIIWDNVRFHRTNQIRVVHHQQ